The region TAGTAATAGCCCCATGGTAAACATGGCCAGAATGATTTTGTTTTTGATGGTCAGATTTTTAAACATTTTTATGCTCCGATTTATCTGACTAATGCTTGAGTTCTAAGGACTCGTACATAGTAATTGCGGTGCGGATCAGGGCAGAGACATCGAGAATGATAGCCACTTTACCACTGCCGAGTATGGTTGCGCCGCTGATACATTTGAGGCCTTCGAACAGCCTCCCCAGAGGTTTTACTACGGTCTGAAACTCTCCTTGCAACGAGTCTACGACCAGGCCAGCTCTGAGCGTGCCAAACTGGACGATGACCAGTGATTCCTTCGTGTGTTCTATTTGCTGCTCGATCCCAAACAGGGTGCGCAGACGAATAAAGGGCAGGACCTCAGTTCTGAGGTTAATGTAGTTTTTATCCTGAATATCAGACTCAGACACCACCTCGTGCAGCTCCAGGCATTCCACTACGGTATCAAGTGGGATCACATAGTCCTCGGCACCAACGGTAAACATAAACCCGTCTATGATGGATAAGGTAAGCGGTAAGCGAATGATAATTTTAGAGCCCAATCCTTTGTTGCTGTCGACTTCTACACTACCACGCAGGCTTTCGACATTGCGTTTTACCACGTCCATGCCCACACCACGACCGGAGATACTGGTCACGGTAGCGGCGGTAGAAAACCCCGGTTCAAAAATCAGCAGATTGATTTCTTTATCCTGTAACGAATGATCTTGATTGACCAGGCCATTTTCTATGGCTCGGGCCAGGATCTTGCCTGGATCCAGTCCCTGACCGTCATCCTGAATTTCGATGACGATTGAGCCAGAATCATGATAGGCCTTGAGTGTTAGCTGGCCACATGCCGGTTTACCCGCAGCAAGTCGCTGCTCGGGTGGTTCAATGCCATGATCAATGGCATTGCGAATGATGTGCATCAGTGGGTCGCTGACTTTTTCGACAAAGGTTTTGTCCAGCTCGGTATCGGCGCCGACAATATTGAGCTCCACCTCTTTGCCCAGCTCATCGGCCACATCGCGAACAACCCGTTTGAACTTATTGAAGGTTTCACCAATCTGGACCATGCGCAGTTTTAACGAGCTGTCACGAATGTTTTCAACCAGTCGTTCTAGCAGGGCCATAGCTTCAATCAGTGTTTCGTTACCCGTTTCGTGTGCCAGCAAGTTGGTACGGGCACCTGTGATCACCATTTCCCCAACCTGATCGATCAATCGGTCGAGTTTCATGGCTTCAACTCGTAGGGTTTTACTGGTGTGGAGCTTATTTTTTTTCTTACCTTTTGTCTGAGCTGGTGGCACGGCTTCATCTGGCACTGACGCAGGATCCAATGGCTGAGCCGGCAGGCGCGATTGTGTCAGTCTTGCCAGGGTGGCATGAAACTGTGACGGGTCTGGAAAGTGCTTTACGCAATCGGTAATGGCGTCGTAGTGACACTGACCTGGCGGCAAAATCTCAACCACCGCATCATTTTTTATAAATTCGAACACGTCTTCTATCACGTCCTTGTTCTGGCTGGTATGAAATAACATCAAAAAGGCCAGGTAACAGGATTCAGGGTCGTAGGGCGTTTCGGCATTGAGTGCAGTGCAATTGGTGGCTACTTCAAGGGACTCCACCTCGTTGTTCAAAAAGTGAATAAATGGGTACGGATCCAGACCGTTACGCAGCACATTTTCGTTAGGAACAAAACACAAAAACCAGGTTCCATCTTGCGGCTGTGTTTCACTATCAGCCTCTGTGTTTTGTGGTGTGTCGACGCTTTTGGTAAATGCACTGAATTGCTCGGTGAGCTTTGCAAGCTGGCTAAGTTGTTGCGCACTTGGCTCATTTTCCGATGCGGCGAGCATGATCAATTCATCACATAAATCACCGGTTTCCAGATACAAAGAGAGCAGGGGTTTGCTCATTTCTCTGTCACCACCCCGGACGTCATCCAGCACGGTTTCGGCAATGTGTGTCAGGCTTACGACATAGTCAAAGCCGAATAGTCCGGCACTACCTTTAATGGTGTGAATGGCGCGGAAGATGGCATTGATAGTCTCGTCCTGATCAGTACTGGCTTCACTGCTTTCAAGATCAAGTAAGCTGTTTTCCATCTCAGCGAGCAGCTCTTTTGATTCATTGACAAAGGTAGTAATGGCAGCGCTCAAATCAACAGACATGACTAAGGCTCACTTGTAGTGGGCTCAGTAAGGGCCACATTTAATAAAGACAGTCTGGCAGTGAGCAGATCGGATAAAGCAAGGGTGCCTATCTGAACACCTGTGTTACGGCAGTAATTTACCAACCAGATAGCCAGCTGGATCCCGGCACTGTCGAGCTCTTCGACCAGGCTTAGATCCAGTGCGACTTCCGTTTTTCCAGCCAAAAAAGCGATAAGCTCTGTATGTACATCCTGTACTTCGTAGATGGTCAGCTCCGCTGGAAACTTAAAACACTCGGACATGGCAGTCACATCATCAGTAGTTTAGATACTGCCTGAAGCATTTGCGCAGGCTTGAAGGGTTTGACCATCCAGGCCTTCGCACCGGCTTTTTTACCTTCTTCCATCATACTTTGCTGGTTTTCTGTGGTCAGCATAATCACAGGGGTGAACTTATACTGCGGGAGTTGTTTAACATTTTTGACGAACTCAATGCCATTCATATTGGGCATGTTCACGTCGCTGATGATGAGGTGTACCTTGTTGCCGTTAAGTTTACTCAGTGCATCCTTGCCATCACATGCTTCTATTACCTGATAGCCAGCACCTGTCAGTGCGATATTGACGACTTGTCTTAATGAATCGGAATCATCAACCACTAATATGGTCTTGCTCATAACTTACCCTCATGTTGTATGTCAGAAAAAAGTGAGATCGTCGACTGTGTCGTCGTTATCATTCTTGGCACTGCCACTTTTTGTCGCCAAAATATGCCGTTGCTCTCGTGTTGCAGCGGTACGTGATAACGCCTCACTGATCCGCTCGTGATTGAAGCGAGCATTGTTGCTGCTGCGGCGCTGCTCGATAAACAGGTCTAACTCCTGAGTCATGATATCCAATGCAATCGTAACGCTATCCTGGATCTGATCGACGCGGTCCTGAAACTGCAAGTCGACCAGGATTTCTGAGATTTTTTGCCGATTGTCCTCATTTGAGGTTTGCAGCACTTGCGCCTGTTGCTCTACGTTTTGTGATAAGGTGAGCCAGGTATCAATCACTTCATTGATTTGTTGCTGATATTTATCTGTCAGTGCCTGGCGCTCCGCCAGTTCACTTTCCATCATGGCCATAGAGCTTTGCATTGCCTGCGCAATGGTCTCGACCATTTTGTTTATCTTCACCCCTGTCTCGCCGCTTGAATTAGCAAGCGCACGTACTTCATCGGCAACAACTGCAAAGCCACGGCCATTGTCTCCGGCGCGAGCGGCTTCAATAGAGGCATTAAGAGCGAGTAAATTTGTTTGCTCAGCAATTTTAGCGACGTCAATTGACATCGCCTGTAACTCTTTACTTTGTTCTACCAATGTCTTGAAAGTCTCTGTCCGCTGCTGTTGGCTGACATTGGATTGTTCGAGATACGTGAGGATTTGGGTTAACTGATCACGGCTGTGCTGAGCTGTTTGCTGCAGGCTATTGGCGCTGCTATTGTCTAAACTGCTGAGCGTCGAACTAATATTGCTAACAAGCTGAGAAAATTCAGCTGACATATTATCGACAGCTTGCTTGGTTTGCTGGCGAGCACTGTTAATCTGGTCTCTGAGTTGTGGAGTAATGGTGTGGCCAAGTTGTTCAAGACAATTCAGGTCACTGTGTTGACCATCTGTATCAGCTTTAACTACAACCTCATCTGTGGGCGATTGTGTTTGAGCTGCACGATGAAGGATAAACAATCCTAAGCCAGATAAGCCAGTAACACCCAGGGCAAAACCCCAGCCTGTTCCATACCAGGTGATGGCAAAAATCATGAACTGAATTGCGATGGAAAGCGGAAGCATATTGGCTCCACTGTGGCCACTGAAATAGTTATTTAATACTAGCCGAGTCTATTTATTGTGCAAATGCAAATAATAACTCGTTGCCAGCTGCCAGCCAAAGCCTATGCTCTGGTTTTGAACTTTGTTGACGCTTGCATCCGGCTAGCATAATCCCTAAAGTAAGGGAAAACAGCAATGAAGTACACATAATGAATAAACACGATACGCAATTAACTAATGAGCAACAGCAACAGCTTGCTCAATGGCAACAGACATCTTTGCAGGCAGCACAAAAATACCTGGCAGAAAAAGGGATTCTTGGCTTGAACATCCAGGCGAAAGAATCTCGCATTCTACCCCCGATTTGTGGAGTCTGGAAAGTCAAAGACAACTTAGGCAAAGGGTATTGGGTTATATCTGGTAAAGTACCTACGGACGCTATGCCTGTGAGCGGCGCCGCAGATGCTCGCGCAGCACTCAAACACTTTTCTTATCAGTGGCAACTCAAAGCGGATAAAATCCTCGCCGCGGAGCGCCCAAACCAAGCCCAAACTGAATACGCCAATATTCTGGTCCAGCATGCTCATGGTTTATACGATTTGGCAAGCAAGGACCAACTTTGGGCTAGTGCAGCATCGTAAACGGCTCACAGTTCATTTCTTTCACCGGGCATTTCATGCGCTGTCTTGGAATGCCTGCTTCCATAAATACGCTTCCTTGTTTGGAAAAACCGGATTTAAGGAATGTTGGGACTTCATCCAGAATGCACTGTACAAACACATTTTCATAACCTTTTTGTTCAGCCAGAATACTCAAAAAGCCAATTAAAGATTGATATGCTTCACGGTTTCTGTGTGCTCGAATAATCGCAATTCGGCTGATCAAACCGTCACAACACAGCCTGCCCGTTCCGATAGGGCACTGGTTTTCATCTCGCACGAGCACATGCTCGGCGGTGTTATCGTGTTGGTCAAATTCGACTTCTTTTGGAAGGTGAAGTTCGTAAACAAAGACTCGCTCACGGATTTGGCGCAGTTGTCCCTGAGTTTTTTGCCAACTCACTCTATCGACGTGGTAATTCATGATTGCCTCGCATCAAACATCATAATCACGCCTGACCAAGGGACCAGCCTATGCTCTTTATTATTGTGGCATCGGCTAGAGCGGATGCCTGTTATTGTATGACTAACCCTCAGATTCAGGTAATTACACCCAGTCCTCAATATAAAAGGACCCATCGTTTATAAGCGTAGTTAAAGTTTGTTTAAATTCCAAACATTCAATTGCATTCAATAATGTAGAAATAGGGGTAGTCGCCTGATCCGTCAGTTTTTTTACTTCTGGTAAGACCTCAAGGGGGAGGGGGAAATTTTGTCCATTTACGCTCAGTATCACAGTTTGTGTCGTTACTTGATAAAGCGCTCTGACGCCACCTGAGCGTACCAGAACATCATCTGATGAAATATCCTCCAGTAAGGCATCCAATGCTAAGGGTGGATCCAGTGGTGCCAGGTCCATTTCATGTTTCGGTTCACTAAGTGTACGGCCCAGCCACTCATCAAAAATGTCACTGTCGTGGAGCACCGATTCAAGCATACTGCGGATCTTACCTTTGTCCTGGCAGCTGATCTCACCCAAAGAGTCGCGCAATGCAAGGTCGGGGTCACTGTAACGGGTTGAACCTAACTCTGAATCTATCAGGTGGTCGGCGAGGCTGGAAAGCAAATCTCTTTGATCCGGCGCTCTGAAACCCACAGAATAGTTCATTGCATTCTCAACAGCATAGCCTTCGTGAGGGCAGCCAGGCGGAATGTACAAAATATCTCCAGGCTCTAACTCTGCGTCTATGACAGCGTCGAACTGTTCTACCTGCAACAAACTCTTGTTTTGAGCAAATTGCTTCAGGCTTGCATCGGGCATACCGACACGCCAGCGTCGTTTGCCCTGACCCTGAATAATAAAGACATCGTACTGGTCGAGGTGCGGACCAACACCGCCCCGGGCGTTGAAAAACTGATCATCAGATCATCAATACGCCAGTTTGGAATAAAGCGAAAAGGCTCAAGTAAGGTTGCGGCCTGAGGGTGCCAATGGTCAACGGCTTGCACTAACAAAGTGCTGTGTTGCTCTGTTAGCAGGGTGAAGTCGTCAAATGGACCGTGATGCGCATCCCAGTGCTGGTCGTGATTGGTAACGATGCGAGATTCTATGTTTTCTTCCATCGCAAGACCAGCCAGCTCTTCGGGTGACAGGGGGTCGATGAAATCCCTAAATCCTTGCTTAATAAGTAAGGGCTTTTTTTGCCAGTACTGAGTCAGGAAAGCAGCCTCGGTCAGGGCATTGATAGATAGCTGATACATAAATAGCTCCAATAAAAAAGCGAAAGCCCGGCACTGCGCCGTAACTTTCGCTTCTCAGATTTAGGTGAGATTAACTCAGTTTAGTTTAACTCATCAATGAAAGCTTCCGCACGGCCAATATAGTTGGCAGGCGTCATTAGTTTCATGTCTGCTTTTACTTGTTCCGGCAGGTCTAAGCCATCAATAAACTCAGCCATGATCTCTTGGTTAACGCGTTTGCCACGTGTCAGTTCTTTTAGTTTCTCATACGGCTTTTCAATGCCGTATTTACGCATTACCGTCTGGATTGGCTCAGCAAGAAGTTCCCAGTTTTCATCCAGCTCAGCCAGAAGACGATCTGCATTCACTTCCAGCTTACTGATCCCTTTTAGCGTCGCCTGGTATGCGATCAGGGTATAACCCATTCCAACACCGAGGTTGCGTAGCACTGTTGAATCAGTCAAGTCACGCTGCCAGCGAGAAACAGGCAGTTTCTGCGCAAGGTGAGTGAAGATTGCATTCGCAATGCCGAGGTTGCCTTCGGAGTTTTCGAAGTCAATTGGGTTTACCTTATGCGGCATGGTCGAAGAGCCAATTTCACCGGCAATGGTTTTTTGCTTAAAGTGGTTAAGCGCAATGTAACCCCACATGTCGCGGTCAAAGTCGAGCAAAATGGTGTTGAAACGTGCCACAGCGTCGAACAGTTCAGCAATATAATCATGCGGTTCAATCTGGGTGGTAAATGCGTTCCAGGTTAAGCCCAAGCTTGATACAAATTGCTCGGCATGCGCATGCCAGTCATACTCAGGGTAAGCGCTCAGGTGTGCGTTGTAGTTACCTACGGCGCCGTTGATTTTACCCAGGATCTGGACGTTTGCGATTTGCTCACGTTGACGCTGCAAGCGCACATAAACATTCGCGAACTCTTTACCCATGGTAGAAGGAGAAGCCGGTTGACCGTGGGTGCGGGTCATCATAGCTACTGATTTGTATTCAATCGCTTTTTCTTTGATTGCTGCAAGCAGTTTATCACAGTACGGCAACAGCACCTGATCGCGAGCTTCACTCAGCATCAGACCATGCGACAGGTTGTTGATGTCTTCTGATGTACAGGCAAAGTGAATAAATTCGTTAACAGCCTGAAGCTCAGCATTGTCTGCCACTTTCTCTTTTAACAGATACTCAACGGCTTTAACATCATGATTGGTTGTACGCTCAATCTCTTTGACACGTGCGGCATCGGCTTCACTGAAGTTATCAACAATGCTGTCTAACAGGGCATTCGCCTGCTCACTGAAGGCTGGAACTTCGTTGATTGCAGCTGCGTTGGCCAGGGCTTGTAGCCAACGTACTTCAACCGTCACGCGATACTTGATCAGGCCGAATTCACTGAAAATACTTCTCAGCTCACTGGTTTTGCTACCATAGCGACCATCTACTGGAGAGATAGCGGTTAACGCTGAAAGCTCCATAACTTCTCCTAACTAATTGGTTTTTGAACGATATTTAAATATAACTTTGTGCAGCGGCAATGATTTTCTTCTTTGCAAAGAAGAAGTGACGGCGTTTACCACCGAGTTGACGCCATAATACTGCGCTGCGGATCCCGGCCAGCAACAGCGCCCGGATCTGATGTTGTACATGAGATTGTTTGAGCAACTCAGGTTTACCAAAAATTTGAATTTTCGGGCCAACTGGGCTGACTACCTGACTGTAAATATCCGCAAGTGCCCCAACGATTTGCTCATCGCCGATGTCGAAATGCTGTAACTGTCTGTCAAGCTGCTCGATGCGTTTGCCAAGTTCAGCCATTGCTTTGCCGTTTGCTGACAAGGCACGTTCAAGTTGCATCAGACTGCCCACATATTTGACCATTTCTACATCTTTTTCGCCCTGAGCACTCAGCTGGTCCACTAATGCACGGCAGCCTTGCTTCACTGCGCCTGGGTCTTCGTAGACATCCTGTGGGTTTTTTGGCGAAGTAATAGTGATACTTTTTAACAAACTGTCTGTTTCATGGCCGTTAAAAGTGCCATAGCGGGCACATTTTTGTACCAATTTTGCAACCTGACACATGGCTGCCAATGGATCACGACGTCACGTTGCATTACTTGATCACCGATTCAATGATTCCGCCACCAAGACACACATCGTCCTGATAAAATACCGCAGATTGGCCCGGGGTTACGGCCTTTTGTGGCTCATCGAATAACACTCGTGCCATACCGTCCTGGCCAACGAGCAATGTACAAGGAATGTCTTCCTGGCGATAACGAGTCTTAACTGTGCAACGGGTAGTGCCCTGTGGACCGACACGGTCGACCCAGTGAAGCTGGTTCGCATTGAGACCATTGCTGAACAGGCGAGGGTGGTTTTTGCCCTGACCAACAACCAGTACATTGCGCTCGACGTCTTTATCGACGACATACCAGGGCTCGCCAGAGCCTTCTTTCATACCACCGATAAGCAGGCCTTTACGTTGGCCAAGTGTGTGGTACATCAGACCCTCATGTTCACCAACATGGTTGCCTTCGCTGTCCTCAATTTTGCCCGGCTGAGCTGGCAGGAATTTTTGCAGGAAGTCTTTGAACTTGCGCTCGCCAATAAAGCAAATTCCTGTACTATCTTTTTTGTCATGCGTGATCAGATCTTGCTCTTCAGCAATGCGGCGCACTTCTGGCTTCTCAATGTTACCCACCGGGAACAGGGTTTGTGCTACGTGTTCGTGACTGAGCGTGTACAGGAAGTAACTCTGATCTTTGTTGTTATCCAGACCGCGTAACATGGCAAACTTACCATCCCGTTCCTCACGGCGTACATAGTGGCCCGTCGCGATATAATCGGCACCCAATGCTTCTGCCGCAAATTCAAGAAAGGCTTTAAATTTGATTTCTTTGTTGCACATGATATCAGGGTTTGGAGTCCGGCCAGCCTTGTATTCGGCTAGAAAGTACTCAAATACGTTGTCCCAGTATTCTGCGGCAAAATTAACAGTATGTAGCTCAATGCCCAGCTTGTCGCAGACAGCCTGAGCATCTTTTAAATCTTCAGCAGCGGCACAGTATTCGTCATTATCGTCTTCTTCCCAGTTCTTCATGAACAGGCCTTCAACCTGATAGCCTTGCTGTTTTAGCAGGTAAGCTGAAACGGAGGAATCTACGCCGCCGGACATACCGACGATGACTTTAATTTGACTGTTATCGCTCATAAACTCGCTGTGTATTTTGATTACAAAAAAGTGAGCTGCATTATAGCATGTAAATCAAGGTGCCCGGAAGTCGCGGGTTGATTAATCCCAAGTTTTTCGCGGTGGGTTATTTTGCCTTCACCACCTGATACTGACCATTGTCAATCCCATCCAGGGTATAGGGTCCGATCCGATAACGTATTAATCTCAGCGTAGGGTGACCGACATGCGCTGTCATACGGCGAACCTGGCGGTTACGTCCTTCAGAAATGGTGATTTCAAGCCAGCTGGTGGGAATGTTTTTGCGCTCCCGGATAGGCGGGTTACGTGGCCACACAGATGGTGTAGTGATCAGGTTAACCTTGGCGGGTCGGGTAGGACCATCTTTGAGTATGATACCATCACGCAGTGCCTGCAAAGCAGCTTGGTCAGGTTCGCCTTCTACCTGGACCCAGTAGGTTTTGTCGGTTTTTTTCCCCGGTTCCGTCAGCTTGTGTTGCAAGCGGCCGCAATTGGTGAGCAACAGCAGACCTTCGCTATCACGGTCAAGTCTTCCTGCTGCATATACACCTTTTATATCGATAAAGTCGGCGAGCGTCTGACGGTTTTGGTCGTCCGTAAACTGGCACAGAACATCAAAAGGCTTATTGAACAGTACCACTTTAACCTGATCAGGCGAAACCTGTGGCTTGGTTGCGCGTTTAGGACCAGGGCGTTGCTTGGCTGGACGTTTAGCTTGAACGCGGCTAGTTGAATGTGTTCGGTTTTTTTGGTGCGGAGCGGGCATAGTTAGGTGTTTAGCTAATGGAGCGATGGCGCGAGTGTAGCAAAAATCAAAGACAAATAAAAAAGGTGGCTCATGAGCCACCTTTTTCCACTAAATCGCGAGTTAAGCCATGCTTGCTAAAACGTCGTTAAACGTTTTGCTAGGACGCATTGCGTCAGCAGCCAGCGCATCGTTAGGCTGGAAGTATCCGCCGATATTCATCGCCTGGCCCTGAACATCGTTCAGTTCACTGACGATTGCCGCTTCGTTGTCGGTCAGACCTTTTGCAATGTCTGCGAACTTAGCCTGAAGCTCTGCATCTTGTGTTTGCTCTGCAAGTGCCTGTGCCCAGTACATAGCCAGGTAGAAGTGGCTGCCACGGTTGTCCAGCTCTTTCACTTTACGTGATGGAGACTTGTTCTCGTCCAGGAATTTACCTGTCGCGGCGTCCAGAGTATCAGCCAGAACCTGTGCTTTGCTGTTGCCCGTCGCCTGGCTCAGGTGTTCTAAAGACGCAGCCAGTGCCAGGAACTCACCCAGTGAATCCCAGCGCAGGTGGTTCTCTTTTTCGAACTGCTGAACGTGTTTAGGTGCAGAGCCGCCCGCACCAGTTTCGAACAGACCACCGCCATTCATCAGTGGTACGATAGACAGCATCTTCGCGCTGGTGCCAAGTTCAAGGATTGGGAACAGGTCAGTCAGGTAGTCACGTAATACGTTACCTGTCACAGAAATGGTATCCTGACCGTCTTTCATTCTTGCCAGTGAAAACTTAGTGGCTTCAACTGGTGCAAGGATGTGAATTTCCAGACCATCAGTATCATGCTCTGGCAGGTAGGCATTTACTTTCTTGATTAGCTCAGCGTCATGAGCACGGTTTTCGTTCAACCAGAATACCGCGGGGGTATTTGAAGCGCGCGAGCGGTTAACAGCAAGTTTAACCCAGTCTCTGATTGGTGCATCTTTCACCTGACACATACGCCAGATATCACCTTGCTCTACGTCATGCTGAAGCAATACGTTACCAGCTTGATCAACGACGCGGATTTGGCCCGCAGATGGTGCTTCGAATGTTTTGTCGTGTGAACCGTATTCTTCTGCTTTTTGTGCCATCAGACCAACGTTAGGGATAGTACCCATAGTACGAGGGTCAAACGCACCGTGCTCTTTACAGAACTCAATGGTTGCCTGATATACACCAGAGTAACAACGATCTGGGATCACAAAGCTGGTATCTTGTTGCTTACCTTCGGCGTTCCACATTTGACCACTGGTACGGATTGCAGCTGGCATTGATGCATCGATGATCACATCGCTTGGTACGTGCAGGTTAGTGATACCACGGTCAGAGTCAACCATTGCAATGCTTGGTCGTACATCATAAACCGCAGCAAGGTCGGCTTCGATTTCTGCACGCTTTGCGTCGTCCAGATTGGCCAGCTTGTTGTAAACATCACCAATACCATTGTTGACATCGACACCCAGTTTTTCGAAAGTTTCGCCGTGTTTAGCAAAAACTTCCTTATAGAAAACTTTCACAGCGTGACCAAAGATGATTGGATCAGACACCTTCATCATGGTGGCTTTCATGTGCAGTGAGAACAGCACGCCTTTTTCTTTGGCTGCTTCAACTTCCGCTTCCAGGAAACTGCGTAGCGCAGTGACGCTCATACGAGACGCATCAATGATTTCGCCAGCCAATAATGGAGTACTTTGTTTAAGCACAGATACTGTGCCATCTGCTGCAACGTGTTCAATAGTGACGTCAGTTGCTTCGGTAACAGTTGTTGACTGCTCAGAACCAAAGAAGTCACCTTCGCTCATGCTGGCAACATAAGACTGCGAATCTTTTGACCAGGCACCCATTGAGTGTGGGTTTTTGCGTGCGTATGCTTTTACGGAAGCTGGCGCGCGGCGGTCTGAGTTACCTTCACGTAGAACAGGGTTTACTGCACTACCTTTGATCTTGTCGTAAGTCGCTTTGATTGCAGCTTCTTTGTCGTCTTTTGGTTCTTCTGGATAGTCTGGAAGGGCGTAACCTTTTTCCTGCAGCTCTTTAATGGTAGCTTTCAACTGAGGGATAGACGCACTGATATTAGGGAGTTTGATGATATTGGCTTCTGGCGTTTTTGCCAGCTCACCCAGCTCAGCCAGAGCATCACCAATTCTTTGCTCTTCGCTCAGAAACTCGGGGAAGTTAGCAATGACACGGCCTGCCAGCGAGATATCACGGGTTTCAACTTCAACACCAGCCGCTTTGGTATAAGCTTGGATAACTGGCAATAAAGAGTAAGTTGCCAGAGCCGGCGCTTCATCTGTTTTAGTGTAAATAATTTTTGATGTCATCATCATTCCTAGATAGTTTAGGGCCAAACAGCCGTTCAACAAAGCAAAAGCTTGCTATTCAAGGACGTATCCGCATACACGATCTTTATTCAGCCATCCGCTTGGTAACCCATATTCGGGTCATCATGCGGATGGTTGAGCTCGGCATGTAGCAAGTTTGTTAGGTATTGTTACTAGTTTGGGGCAATAAAAATATCTAACACACCTGACGCGTTTTTGGGCCAGCTACAACGGAGCCCGACCTGACACCGGCGGGGATTGTATCAACCAAATCACTAAGTCGCTAATGCAATTTAATAAAGATATAAAATTTTATGAACTAAGATGGAAGAAATGAGACTAATTGATGAAGGGATTAAGCGAGCAACAAACGTAACCCGCTTTTAGTGTGCCAAAATATTGCAATAGCTACACGACTTCGTCCGCAAGCGGCGCGATGTTGGTAGCGTGCAGGCCTTTGGGACCTTCTTGCAGATCGAATGTTACATCCTGACCAGCTTTAAGCGTTTTGTATCCATCCATTACAATCGTGGAGTAATGGGCAAAGATATCTTCCTCGCTGCCGTCTTCTACGATGAAACCAAACCCTTTGGCGT is a window of Pseudoalteromonas sp. R3 DNA encoding:
- a CDS encoding response regulator, with the translated sequence MSKTILVVDDSDSLRQVVNIALTGAGYQVIEACDGKDALSKLNGNKVHLIISDVNMPNMNGIEFVKNVKQLPQYKFTPVIMLTTENQQSMMEEGKKAGAKAWMVKPFKPAQMLQAVSKLLMM
- a CDS encoding STAS domain-containing protein, whose translation is MSECFKFPAELTIYEVQDVHTELIAFLAGKTEVALDLSLVEELDSAGIQLAIWLVNYCRNTGVQIGTLALSDLLTARLSLLNVALTEPTTSEP
- a CDS encoding DUF4826 family protein — protein: MNKHDTQLTNEQQQQLAQWQQTSLQAAQKYLAEKGILGLNIQAKESRILPPICGVWKVKDNLGKGYWVISGKVPTDAMPVSGAADARAALKHFSYQWQLKADKILAAERPNQAQTEYANILVQHAHGLYDLASKDQLWASAAS
- a CDS encoding methyl-accepting chemotaxis protein; this translates as MLPLSIAIQFMIFAITWYGTGWGFALGVTGLSGLGLFILHRAAQTQSPTDEVVVKADTDGQHSDLNCLEQLGHTITPQLRDQINSARQQTKQAVDNMSAEFSQLVSNISSTLSSLDNSSANSLQQTAQHSRDQLTQILTYLEQSNVSQQQRTETFKTLVEQSKELQAMSIDVAKIAEQTNLLALNASIEAARAGDNGRGFAVVADEVRALANSSGETGVKINKMVETIAQAMQSSMAMMESELAERQALTDKYQQQINEVIDTWLTLSQNVEQQAQVLQTSNEDNRQKISEILVDLQFQDRVDQIQDSVTIALDIMTQELDLFIEQRRSSNNARFNHERISEALSRTAATREQRHILATKSGSAKNDNDDTVDDLTFF
- a CDS encoding chemotaxis protein CheA, giving the protein MSVDLSAAITTFVNESKELLAEMENSLLDLESSEASTDQDETINAIFRAIHTIKGSAGLFGFDYVVSLTHIAETVLDDVRGGDREMSKPLLSLYLETGDLCDELIMLAASENEPSAQQLSQLAKLTEQFSAFTKSVDTPQNTEADSETQPQDGTWFLCFVPNENVLRNGLDPYPFIHFLNNEVESLEVATNCTALNAETPYDPESCYLAFLMLFHTSQNKDVIEDVFEFIKNDAVVEILPPGQCHYDAITDCVKHFPDPSQFHATLARLTQSRLPAQPLDPASVPDEAVPPAQTKGKKKNKLHTSKTLRVEAMKLDRLIDQVGEMVITGARTNLLAHETGNETLIEAMALLERLVENIRDSSLKLRMVQIGETFNKFKRVVRDVADELGKEVELNIVGADTELDKTFVEKVSDPLMHIIRNAIDHGIEPPEQRLAAGKPACGQLTLKAYHDSGSIVIEIQDDGQGLDPGKILARAIENGLVNQDHSLQDKEINLLIFEPGFSTAATVTSISGRGVGMDVVKRNVESLRGSVEVDSNKGLGSKIIIRLPLTLSIIDGFMFTVGAEDYVIPLDTVVECLELHEVVSESDIQDKNYINLRTEVLPFIRLRTLFGIEQQIEHTKESLVIVQFGTLRAGLVVDSLQGEFQTVVKPLGRLFEGLKCISGATILGSGKVAIILDVSALIRTAITMYESLELKH
- the hflD gene encoding high frequency lysogenization protein HflD, which produces MCQVAKLVQKCARYGTFNGHETDSLLKSITITSPKNPQDVYEDPGAVKQGCRALVDQLSAQGEKDVEMVKYVGSLMQLERALSANGKAMAELGKRIEQLDRQLQHFDIGDEQIVGALADIYSQVVSPVGPKIQIFGKPELLKQSHVQHQIRALLLAGIRSAVLWRQLGGKRRHFFFAKKKIIAAAQSYI
- a CDS encoding GNAT family N-acetyltransferase — translated: MNYHVDRVSWQKTQGQLRQIRERVFVYELHLPKEVEFDQHDNTAEHVLVRDENQCPIGTGRLCCDGLISRIAIIRAHRNREAYQSLIGFLSILAEQKGYENVFVQCILDEVPTFLKSGFSKQGSVFMEAGIPRQRMKCPVKEMNCEPFTMLH
- the purB gene encoding adenylosuccinate lyase gives rise to the protein MELSALTAISPVDGRYGSKTSELRSIFSEFGLIKYRVTVEVRWLQALANAAAINEVPAFSEQANALLDSIVDNFSEADAARVKEIERTTNHDVKAVEYLLKEKVADNAELQAVNEFIHFACTSEDINNLSHGLMLSEARDQVLLPYCDKLLAAIKEKAIEYKSVAMMTRTHGQPASPSTMGKEFANVYVRLQRQREQIANVQILGKINGAVGNYNAHLSAYPEYDWHAHAEQFVSSLGLTWNAFTTQIEPHDYIAELFDAVARFNTILLDFDRDMWGYIALNHFKQKTIAGEIGSSTMPHKVNPIDFENSEGNLGIANAIFTHLAQKLPVSRWQRDLTDSTVLRNLGVGMGYTLIAYQATLKGISKLEVNADRLLAELDENWELLAEPIQTVMRKYGIEKPYEKLKELTRGKRVNQEIMAEFIDGLDLPEQVKADMKLMTPANYIGRAEAFIDELN